A genomic region of Leptolyngbya sp. NIES-2104 contains the following coding sequences:
- a CDS encoding Uma2 family endonuclease, which produces MVVQPGISASSEVVYPESDGQPMSDNTKQFRWIVTIKENLEIIFASDPNVFIAGDLLWYPVEGNNRLCQAPDTMVVFGRPKGDRGSYQQWKEDNIPAQVVFEILSPSNTATEMSRKLLFYQQYGVEEYYIYDPERNELVGSQRVDQHLVEIPEIQEWISPRLGVRFVVDDTTLNLYAPNGDRFLTPVELAAQRDEERQRAEQERQRAEQERQRAEQERQRAEQERQRADELEEMLQRYRDAFGTLDSDRCGELD; this is translated from the coding sequence ATGGTGGTACAACCTGGAATTTCTGCCTCCTCAGAAGTTGTTTACCCAGAGTCTGACGGTCAGCCGATGTCCGATAATACAAAGCAATTTCGCTGGATTGTTACAATCAAAGAGAATTTAGAAATTATCTTCGCTTCCGATCCAAATGTGTTTATTGCTGGCGATTTGTTGTGGTATCCAGTCGAGGGAAACAATCGGCTCTGTCAAGCTCCGGATACAATGGTTGTGTTTGGCAGACCAAAAGGCGATCGAGGTTCCTATCAACAATGGAAAGAAGACAACATTCCAGCCCAAGTCGTCTTTGAAATTCTATCTCCGAGCAATACAGCAACAGAAATGTCTCGCAAGCTGTTGTTTTATCAGCAGTATGGAGTCGAAGAGTACTACATTTATGATCCGGAGCGCAACGAGCTTGTCGGTTCACAACGAGTCGATCAGCATTTGGTCGAAATTCCTGAAATTCAAGAGTGGATCAGTCCACGATTAGGAGTGCGATTTGTTGTGGATGACACCACTCTGAATCTGTACGCACCGAATGGCGATCGCTTTTTGACTCCAGTTGAACTCGCTGCCCAGCGCGACGAGGAACGCCAACGTGCAGAACAAGAACGCCAACGTGCAGAACAAGAACGCCAACGTGCAGAACAAGAACGCCAACGTGCAGAACAAGAACGCCAACGTGCAGACGAACTAGAGGAAATGCTTCAGCGATATCGCGATGCCTTCGGCACACTCGATAGTGACCGCTGCGGTGAATTGGATTAG
- a CDS encoding S-layer family protein, whose amino-acid sequence MWRSLLYLSLIGACITLFSEAQAQIVPDATLNTQVTSNTITGGTRSGNNLFHSFRDFSVPTGGSAIFDNAIEVENIFSRVTGGNISNIDGVIRANGTANLFLLNPNGIILGSQAQLNIGGSFIGTTARAIQFADGKKLSADPSEPPLLTISAPVGLQMGQQPGAILIQGQGHSMQIPSTFAPVMGAGQETTGLRVNPNRTLALIGGEINLNGGILSAPSGHIELGSVADGVVNFTPTQFSYAAIASFRDIRLTDRAAIDTTGFGNATVQLVGRKIAINNGSIALIVNQSQQPGGNLRIIASEAVELSGRSSTNLEFGSFLVSDAFAGSSANLSITTPRLSMFDRGIVLARTFAQASGGNISINASDIQIDGKLDNSLSLHSGFLPSAMGSSNMGEFVLAVRQLNLTNGGYINASTLGSGSGAGVRIQADTVQVDGVNSLGQSSIIAAAAFSSGNAGNLTIEARQIGVTDGGTVSTATFSSGKAGNATLNAAESITITGRIIPSLFSTTDGVGSSANILPLAVRQLIGLPDRPSGDSGDVIITTNQLTIRDGGEIKVDNQGTGNAGTIRINANSIDLKHRGAITGETTAGVGGNISLEARSLLLRDRSSITTTAGGTGNGGNINIQVPVIVGLENSDIVANAIQGRGGNINITTEALLGLQYRDRLTADNDITASSEFGLSGTVRVNNLGVDPSNGLTELATNLVDANQQVAEGCSTHQESSFVVTGRGGIPQNPTEQVNFDRPWVDLRDVAISGRSTVPFTQPKPLLEATSWYRNAQTGKIELIAAQTIQPNSLPTCVGIAP is encoded by the coding sequence ATGTGGCGATCGCTTTTGTATCTCAGCTTGATTGGAGCTTGCATCACTCTCTTCAGTGAGGCACAAGCGCAGATTGTTCCGGACGCAACTTTGAATACTCAAGTCACATCAAACACAATTACAGGCGGCACTCGATCCGGGAATAATCTATTTCACAGCTTCCGCGACTTTTCAGTTCCGACCGGCGGTTCAGCCATTTTTGACAATGCGATCGAGGTTGAAAATATCTTTAGCCGCGTCACCGGAGGAAACATCTCTAACATTGATGGCGTGATTCGGGCAAATGGCACTGCAAATCTATTTTTGCTCAATCCCAATGGCATTATTCTCGGCAGTCAGGCACAACTCAACATCGGTGGTTCATTTATCGGCACAACAGCACGAGCGATTCAATTTGCGGACGGTAAAAAGCTGAGTGCAGATCCAAGTGAGCCGCCTTTACTCACGATTAGCGCGCCTGTTGGCTTACAGATGGGACAACAACCCGGAGCAATCCTAATTCAAGGTCAAGGTCACTCGATGCAAATTCCGAGTACTTTTGCTCCCGTTATGGGTGCTGGACAGGAAACAACTGGATTGCGAGTTAATCCAAATCGCACCTTAGCGCTAATCGGGGGTGAAATTAACCTAAATGGCGGAATTCTCAGTGCTCCATCCGGTCACATCGAGCTAGGGAGTGTTGCCGATGGTGTTGTGAACTTCACGCCGACTCAGTTTAGCTATGCTGCGATCGCATCATTTCGAGACATTCGACTGACCGATAGAGCCGCGATCGATACTACAGGTTTTGGGAATGCGACTGTACAACTTGTAGGGCGCAAAATTGCAATCAACAATGGTTCGATCGCGCTCATCGTAAACCAATCACAGCAACCCGGCGGCAATCTGAGGATCATTGCTTCAGAAGCAGTAGAGCTATCCGGTCGCTCATCGACTAATCTAGAATTCGGCAGTTTCTTAGTGAGTGATGCCTTTGCTGGATCAAGTGCAAATCTCAGCATTACGACTCCTCGACTTTCCATGTTCGATCGTGGAATCGTGCTTGCTCGAACATTCGCGCAGGCAAGCGGAGGCAACATCAGCATCAATGCTTCAGACATTCAAATCGATGGCAAGCTTGACAATTCGCTTTCACTGCACAGCGGCTTTCTCCCGTCCGCAATGGGCAGCAGTAATATGGGCGAGTTTGTGCTGGCTGTACGTCAGCTTAATTTAACCAACGGTGGCTATATCAATGCGTCTACTTTGGGCAGCGGCAGCGGGGCAGGGGTGAGAATTCAAGCCGATACGGTTCAAGTGGATGGAGTCAATTCGCTTGGACAATCGAGCATCATCGCAGCAGCGGCATTTTCGAGTGGCAATGCTGGCAACTTGACGATCGAGGCGCGGCAAATTGGTGTCACCGATGGCGGCACTGTGAGTACTGCGACTTTCTCAAGCGGTAAAGCTGGAAACGCAACGCTCAACGCCGCAGAATCAATCACCATTACAGGTCGAATCATTCCCAGTCTGTTTTCAACGACCGATGGCGTGGGTTCATCAGCAAATATCTTACCGCTTGCAGTCCGGCAACTGATTGGACTTCCCGATCGACCCAGCGGAGATTCAGGCGATGTGATCATCACCACAAATCAACTCACCATCAGAGATGGGGGCGAAATCAAAGTAGACAATCAAGGAACAGGCAATGCGGGAACTATCCGCATCAATGCAAATTCGATCGACCTCAAGCATCGAGGTGCAATCACAGGTGAAACCACTGCTGGAGTCGGAGGCAACATTTCGCTAGAAGCGCGATCGCTACTATTACGCGATCGTAGTTCGATCACAACGACAGCGGGCGGAACCGGAAACGGCGGCAATATCAACATTCAGGTTCCAGTGATTGTAGGGCTTGAAAACAGTGATATTGTTGCAAATGCGATTCAAGGTCGAGGCGGCAATATCAATATCACGACCGAAGCACTGCTAGGATTGCAATATCGCGATCGCTTAACTGCCGACAATGACATTACGGCGAGTTCCGAATTCGGACTCAGTGGCACTGTTCGAGTGAACAATCTTGGGGTTGATCCAAGCAATGGTTTAACTGAGTTAGCAACCAATCTAGTCGATGCCAATCAACAAGTCGCAGAAGGTTGTTCAACGCATCAAGAAAGTAGTTTTGTAGTGACCGGAAGAGGAGGCATTCCGCAAAACCCAACCGAGCAAGTGAACTTCGATCGACCTTGGGTGGATTTACGTGATGTTGCCATTAGTGGTCGATCGACTGTTCCTTTCACTCAGCCTAAGCCATTACTTGAAGCAACTTCCTGGTATCGCAATGCTCAAACTGGAAAAATCGAACTGATCGCTGCTCAGACAATTCAGCCTAACTCTCTTCCTACTTGTGTTGGGATTGCGCCTTAA
- a CDS encoding HigA family addiction module antitoxin, with amino-acid sequence MNDRKARPVQPGEVILDLLDELEMSQSQFAEVLGLSQETVDEIIRGEEPITVDAAIRIGRAFGNGHRLWLNLQQKVDVWDAIQSHHTEYDRVPTLIGE; translated from the coding sequence ATGAATGACAGAAAGGCAAGACCTGTTCAGCCAGGAGAAGTGATTTTAGATCTGTTGGATGAGCTTGAGATGAGTCAGTCTCAGTTTGCTGAAGTGTTGGGACTTTCCCAAGAGACAGTGGATGAAATTATTCGAGGTGAAGAGCCGATTACGGTCGATGCTGCCATTCGCATTGGGAGAGCGTTTGGCAATGGGCATCGGCTCTGGTTGAATTTACAGCAGAAAGTTGATGTTTGGGATGCGATCCAGAGTCACCATACGGAATACGATCGAGTTCCAACCTTAATTGGAGAATGA
- a CDS encoding type II toxin-antitoxin system HicA family toxin, with product MPKLKRLSAADVIAILESFGFEVKSQKGSHIKLRRVGETGNETLIVPNHKQLDTGTCRTILRQASQYIPEEELFLYFYTSE from the coding sequence ATGCCTAAACTGAAACGGTTGTCTGCGGCAGATGTGATTGCAATTCTTGAATCGTTTGGATTTGAGGTCAAAAGTCAGAAAGGAAGCCACATTAAACTGCGTCGGGTTGGAGAGACGGGAAACGAAACGCTGATCGTTCCCAATCACAAGCAACTCGATACCGGAACCTGTAGGACAATTCTTCGACAAGCAAGCCAATATATTCCTGAAGAAGAGCTATTTCTTTATTTCTACACCAGCGAATAA
- a CDS encoding type II toxin-antitoxin system HicB family antitoxin, whose protein sequence is MTLREKIHATVYPGDQSGYVAECEEFAIVTQGQTLDEIMQNLSEAIALYLEDEDLNQLQVVAQPSIIVTFELVPQYA, encoded by the coding sequence ATGACTCTTCGAGAAAAAATTCACGCAACTGTTTATCCCGGTGATCAAAGTGGATACGTTGCAGAGTGTGAGGAATTTGCGATCGTGACTCAAGGACAGACTTTGGATGAAATCATGCAAAATCTGAGCGAAGCTATTGCTTTATACCTGGAAGATGAGGATTTGAATCAGTTACAAGTTGTGGCTCAACCTTCAATCATTGTGACGTTCGAGCTAGTGCCGCAGTATGCCTAA